AACATTCTCAAACCCGCTGTTAATTAACAGGATTCATCTGGAGTTTTCTGTTCATACAGCATGCAATAAATGCCACGACCCCATAGATCTCACTCATATGCTCTGGCGTTTCTCTGAGTTACGCAGTGACAAGAAAAATACTAAGGAACGATGGCACGCAGCTTTAGGCCGTTTCAcattagagggacaattatgggcagtccaacgggcccgcGAAGCGGCTGAAAGGCTAGGTCTttcggtcccaacgtgggagtggcccgcttCGGGTTAGGACACTAGCGTGACCTGTTGGACATTAtttaataaagttatttcatccatccatccatccatccatccatccatccatccatccatccatccatccatccatcgatccatccatccatccatccattcatccattcattcggCCTATTACGGCAAAGGTATGTTTAAATCACTGTGACGTATACATTAAAGGTAATTGCGGGACGAGCACTGACAGTATTTCATTACTACTTGTTCCTATATGCAGGATTCTCTAACTCTCCAAGATGCGGATTGTGTTGACGTTCTTTTTGGCGTCGTTATTCACGCTGGGACTGGAAGCGGGGAAGTCGCCAATAGTCACCACGAAGAATGGAGACGTCAAGGGACGTAAGGTGGAAGCTTTGGGCAAGAATCTAGAACTTTACCAGGGTATCCCATACGCTCGTCCTCCCGTCGGAAAACTGCGATTCCTGGAACCAATGCCCGTCGACCCCTGGACCGGCGTCTACGATGCTACGTCTCCGAAAATTGCTTGTATCCAGAAAGTGTTCAGTGAGGATTTCGCGCCTTACGTGAACCAGTCCGAAGACTGCCTGTACATCAACGTGTGGACCCCGGCTTCTTCGAAGCCGCTCAAGACAGTGCTCGTATGGATACACGGAGGTGGCTTCACATTCGGTACGTCCTATCAACACTGGTATGATGGATCCGCGCTGGCGGCTCTGCACGATGTCGTGGTAGTCACTTTCAACTACCGTCTTAATATCTTTGGTTTCTTGAACGCTGCCACCCCTGAAGTGCCCGGGAACATGGGCCTTCTAGATCAAAACCTAGCGCTTCAGTGGGTTCGCGACAACATTCGATCTTTCGGCGGCAATCCATCCAGAGTTACGCTGTTTGGAGAAAGCGCTGGTTCTTTCAGTGTGAGCGCTCATGTACTCTCTCCACTCAGCCGAGGCCTCTTCCAAAGAGCTGTCTTCATGAGCGGAGCGTACGACACCGATGGTCTGGTAGACAGTGCCTTTGAGAGCATGTCCAAAGGTAACAAGGTCGCTGAGGTAGTTGGATGTACGTCTCCTTACAAAGACCTCGCCAACTACCCGGAATATGTTCTCGAATGCCTGCGCTCCAAGCCGGCTGAGCTTCTCCTTGATGTCACCTACAACGTGACGGTACCTAAGGTGTTCAACTTCATTCCATCACATCCGAACGCGTTCTTTCCAAAGCGCCCCACAGTGGCAATGAAAAAAGGCGAGTTCAACAACGTGGACATCATGATCGGAGTCACAGCAACTGAAGGTACTTTCACTGCCATGTCTTTCCCGGATAGTCGAATCCAAACAGAGGAGCTCGAAGGCATCAGCGAAGAAGAGCTTAAGAAAGTTCTGCGTGTCATGTCCCTCGCCTGGATTCCGGATAAGTTCGCGTCTACGCTAGAGCACTATGCTAGCGCAGCCACTCCGGGTGACAAGCGACTTCTGAGGGAATTGCATATGGAGTATATAACTGACGCACAGTTCATTTGTCCCAGCAAGTTCTTCGCCCAAGACTACTCTGAAATGGGTAACTCTGTGTACTTTTCCGTGCTGGGCTACAGGTCGGCGAAGTTTCCGTTTCCAAAGTGGACTCGCGTACCCCACACCTCTGACATCGTCTACTACTTCGGCGTTCCTCTCCTCAAGCCGAATAAGTTCACAGACGAAGATCGGGAGTTCAGCAAGACTGTCATGAAGGCATTCACGCAGTTTGCAAAGACAGGGCAagtagtttttttatttgtttgttctcTATATGAAAGCCTCAATGATGCTTTGTCAGGAGGGGGAGAAAAGAAAGTTCATGCACGTGCTCCTGAAAAATCTTTAAGCGGTAAGAAGCGGAAACTTTTGGGAAACGAACTCTATGCTTCTATTGTTGAAAGAAAACAACAAGTTATATTTGCACCATGCAGTCTCGACAGTGAGATGTTCTCAAAACATCACTCCTTTGTAAGGAAGTTTCTGTCCTTTGTTTCTTTTAGGCGGTCAAATTCTAAAGCTGAGTTTCAGCATGTCAGTTGCTGGCATAGTCAAAATTTATTTTGTTCCTTGTTATGCTCCTGTTATCGTGAACGTTTGAGCTTAGTGTCACAGAAAATGCTAGAGGCAATATTTGTGttttagagtgaaaaaaaaaacagagtagaGGAGGGAAATGGATCTTCAAGGTGGGTTTGTTGTATAAAAATCTGGGCACAATGTAGACTCAGCAAAACTTGACACAGTTACTGGTACAGAGTAGTCCCGCCAAAAGGAGCTGAGGTCCCGGAAGATTGTCAACACTGCGTTGCCTTCACATTCAACTATTGAGTCTTTGGGTGCATGTATATGTGTTATTTTTTATATTGTGGTGGCAGTAATGCATTGCCACATCGAAAACAGTCATGCAAGAGAGTTTGTGGTCCTAAAATATATACTAACTTATAATTAAACACAGTCATATAAAGAACTTTTACATTACACTGTCAAATGCGACACATTGCTTAATTTTTAGTTAAAACTTACCTGttttcctttctgtaaataaatttcatttctctctttctttctcgggGCCATCAAAAAGTGCGTAGAGGAAATTGCGTGAAAAAAAAGATAATTACATATGTATAAAACTTGTTAATTTCCCTTTGAACTATCCGAATTATAAGACTGATCTCTTCGTTCTCTATTGATTTTTTATGTTTCTTTACAAGTCGTGACGCCAAGGCAGTAAAGCTACCGACGTCAGCACAATAAGAGCGCTTTATTATTGAATTTAAGAGGTCTACAAGTTCTGGTTTGTCTGCACCCACGTTTTTAC
The nucleotide sequence above comes from Rhipicephalus microplus isolate Deutch F79 chromosome 2, USDA_Rmic, whole genome shotgun sequence. Encoded proteins:
- the LOC119169965 gene encoding cholinesterase-like; the encoded protein is MRIVLTFFLASLFTLGLEAGKSPIVTTKNGDVKGRKVEALGKNLELYQGIPYARPPVGKLRFLEPMPVDPWTGVYDATSPKIACIQKVFSEDFAPYVNQSEDCLYINVWTPASSKPLKTVLVWIHGGGFTFGTSYQHWYDGSALAALHDVVVVTFNYRLNIFGFLNAATPEVPGNMGLLDQNLALQWVRDNIRSFGGNPSRVTLFGESAGSFSVSAHVLSPLSRGLFQRAVFMSGAYDTDGLVDSAFESMSKGNKVAEVVGCTSPYKDLANYPEYVLECLRSKPAELLLDVTYNVTVPKVFNFIPSHPNAFFPKRPTVAMKKGEFNNVDIMIGVTATEGTFTAMSFPDSRIQTEELEGISEEELKKVLRVMSLAWIPDKFASTLEHYASAATPGDKRLLRELHMEYITDAQFICPSKFFAQDYSEMGNSVYFSVLGYRSAKFPFPKWTRVPHTSDIVYYFGVPLLKPNKFTDEDREFSKTVMKAFTQFAKTGRPMIDGVEWPPYTNDDPAALWLQSGNYSLHRNIGDKNCEFWRAYLT